From the genome of Panulirus ornatus isolate Po-2019 chromosome 19, ASM3632096v1, whole genome shotgun sequence, one region includes:
- the LOC139755414 gene encoding uncharacterized protein, which yields MRSLVVLALVWCCSAQLVIPRYGVPFPWAHQYRTQDFLGQTSFGHFTFDQNRQETRLADGRVVGQFSYIDSEGKPAVTFYEAGPEGYRVRANNLPVAPTADLVAPVDNQVPPEPVQYTPEVAQAREAFQAKFDEAKGKREKRQATFFTYPVGKVEDETKPFPLVYHTPYTPYTPFTPYTPYAGGFFPYIYARPLAAEKPESKDNAVAQARRRRDVGTVQIPHPFVHVQPTVVDHTFKTHQFEPAEAATPADTTKIELTTKEHKIATPAVKYSFPAADVKPLTYSVVSPAVHPLTYTAFSSGDPISYTAAVNPTFLPYASAFPYYNPFIIPQKSSESP from the exons ATGAGGTCCCTG GTGGTTTTAGCCCTTGTATGGTGCTGCAGTGCGCAGCTGGTGATCCCTAGGTACGGTGTACCGTTCCCCTGGGCTCACCAGTACCGCACACAGGACTTCTTGGGTCAGACAAGCTTCGGCCACTTCACCTTCGACCAGAACCGCCAGGAGACACGCCTGGCTGACGGACGTGTGGTCGGTCAGTTCTCTTACATCGACTCCGAAGGGAAGCCTGCCGTCACCTTCTATGAAGCTGGACCTGAAGGGTACCGTGTCCGCGCCAACAACCTTCCCGTGGCACCAACGGCAGACCTAGTTGCTCCCGTAGACAACCAGGTGCCACCCGAGCCCGTGCAGTATACCCCTGAGGTGGCTCAGGCTCGTGAGGCCTTCCAGGCTAAGTTCGACGAGGCTAAAGGCAAACGCGAGAAGCGCCAGGCGACTTTCTTTACCTATCCCGTTGGAAAGGTTGAAGATGAAACCAAGCCATTCCCTCTTGTCTATCACACTCCTTACACTCCTTACACTCCTTTCACTCCCTACACCCCATACGCCGGCGGGTTCTTCCCATACATCTATGCCAGACCTCTCGCGGCAGAGAAACCCGAGTCTAAAGATAATGCTGTAGCTCAGGCCCGTCGTCGCCGTGACGTGGGCACCGTGCAGATCCCACATCCGTTTGTTCATGTCCAGCCCACTGTCGTGGATCACACGTTCAAAACCCATCAGTTCGAGCCAGCTGAGGCAGCCACTCCTGCGGACACCACCAAGATCGAACTTACCACCAAGGAGCACAAGATCGCCACCCCTGCCGTCAAGTACTCGTTTCCCGCCGCCGATGTCAAGCCTCTCACCTACAGTGTGGTTtcccctgctgttcatcctctgaCTTACACTGCATTCTCCTCTGGAGATCCCATCTCTTACACTGCTGCCGTCAACCCTACTTTCCTACCTTATGCCTCCGCCTTCCCCTACTATAACCCCTTCATTATCCCCCAAAAGAGTTCTGAATCTCCTTGA